The Falco cherrug isolate bFalChe1 chromosome 6, bFalChe1.pri, whole genome shotgun sequence genome window below encodes:
- the PPIL4 gene encoding peptidyl-prolyl cis-trans isomerase-like 4 isoform X2 — protein MGTGRGGESIFCQLYGDQARFFEAEKAPRIKHKKKGTVSMVNNGNDQHGSQFLITTGENLDYLDGVHTVFGEVTEGMDVLKTINETFVDKDFIPYQDIRINHTVILDDPFEDPPGLSVPDRSPEPTKEQLDSGRIGADEEIDDLKGRSADEIEEVQAEKEAKTRAILLEMVGDLPDAEVKPPENVLFVCKLNPVTTDEDLEIIFSRFGPIKSCEVIRDWKTGESLCYAFIEFEKEEDCEKAYFKMDNVLIDDRRIHVDFSQSVAKIKWKGKGGRYTKDDFREYEKERDKPSKLTLKEKVKPKQDAKYDLVLDEDIEESQTSQSHLAKKQKKKKHHHSEDEEDDKRTKKSKDSDRKYEERCREKMRSEKKDRHRSRSRSQERDYTYSKQKDKYKDDYRTRDWDKKADRSRSPKKSKDKERSKYR, from the exons TCAACTGTATGGTGATCAAGCTAGATTTTTTGAGGCAGAAAAAGCACCGAGAATCAAGCACAAGAAGAAGGGAACTGTGTCAATGGTGAATAATGGCAATGATCAGCATGGATCGCAG TTTCTCATTACTACAGGGGAAAACCTGGATTACCTTGATGGTGTGCATACAGTATTTGGAGAAGTGACAGAAGGCATGGATGTATTGAAGACAATTAATGAAACCTTTGTAGATAAGGATTTTATCCCATATCAAGATATCAG gATAAATCATACAGTAATTTTGGATGATCCATTTGAAGATCCACCTGGCTTGTCTGTTCCTGATCGCTCACCAGAACCTACTAAGGAACAGCTAGAT AGTGGCAGAATAGGAGCAGACGAAGAAATTGATGACTTGAAAGGACGATCTGCAGATGAAATAGAAgaagtgcaggcagaaaaagaagcaaaaactCGTGCCATTCTTTTGGAAATG GTGGGAGATTTACCAGATGCAGAGGTCAAGCCACCAGAAAATGTGCTGTTTGTTTGTAAATTGAATCCTGTGACGACAGATGAAGATCTAGAGATAATATTTTCACGATTTGGTCCCATTAAAAG ctgtgaagtGATCAGAGACTGGAAGACTGGTGAATCTCTTTGTTATGCTTTCATTGAGTTTGAAAAG GAGGAGGACTGTGAGAAAGCCTACTTCAAAATGGACAATGTGCTGATAGATGACAGGCGGATACACGTGGATTTTAGCCAGTCTGTTGCAAAGATTAAGTGGAAGGGAAAAG GTGGGCGGTATACCAAGGATGATTTCAGAGAGTATGAAAAGGAACGTGACAAACCTTCAAAACTTACTCTGAAAGAGAAGGTAAAACCAAAGCAGGA TGCTAAGTATGACCTTGTGCTGGATGAGGATATAGAAGAGTCTCAAACAAGTCAGTCACACTTGGctaaaaaacagaagaagaaaaagcaccaCCACTCTGAAGATGAAGAGGATGACAAGAGGACCAAAAAATCTAAG GATTCTGATCGGAAATATGAAGAACGCTGTAGAGAGAAGATGAGGAGTGAGAAGAAAGACAGGCATCGGAGTCGCAGCCGATCTCAAGAGAGAGACTACACttacagcaaacaaaaagacaaatacaaaGACGACTACCGAACAAGAGACTGGGataaaaaagcagacagaagcagAAGTCCTAAGAAATCGAAAGACAAAGAAAGGTCCAAGTACAGATGa